The Tistrella mobilis genome window below encodes:
- a CDS encoding sensor histidine kinase: MRRLLTSKRLAGALGAVIVILVAMIGWTVAQLVSETRLRATERSERDWAVVQLEFETLRMADAYTHYRFERSQDALDELLLRADIVESRLSLFRKGIVADALAGRPDINDLMLTIRITLLDVGIVETSDDAAAIAALGRSIEALRAKAYDASVALLLDSNRSLAALEVRLRSLWYWIALPLTALILVGGFLVVLLTGAVKRESQRREEATRARREALAAEQMLSNAMSAMSDGLLIATADGRIATANRRVDELMPATIGRPFAGRRIQDLRDQLFAEAVVDIRTSAADTGAEIDPLDPQHLDRDHELHLAGDHWLRVSRRTTADGGMVFVMSDITPLKRRERDLATAMHAAEAASRAKTEFLANMSHEFKTPLNAVIGFTDMIIQGAAGPLNDRQREYLGHVRDGGNRLLSLIDDILEMVRADRDGLKAAPLDLDRLVAGAVADAERAAREADVTLARLELDLPVHGTIRGDRRLLRRAIDALLSNAIKFTPSGGHVTVSLRNVTLPHPEGSPIDGVEISIADTGIGIAPEQIERVQQPFVQLDSSLARRYEGAGLGLPLARRFVEAHDGQLSLNSAPGLGTEARIWLPLASAEPEAVPATRLRVASR, from the coding sequence ATGCGACGCCTTCTCACTTCGAAACGCCTGGCAGGCGCGCTCGGCGCGGTGATCGTGATCCTGGTCGCGATGATCGGCTGGACCGTGGCTCAGCTGGTGTCGGAAACCCGTCTGAGGGCGACGGAGCGGAGCGAGCGCGACTGGGCCGTGGTGCAGCTGGAGTTCGAGACGCTGCGCATGGCCGACGCCTACACCCATTATCGCTTCGAGCGCAGCCAGGATGCGCTCGACGAGCTGTTGCTGCGTGCGGACATCGTCGAGAGCCGGCTCAGCCTGTTCCGCAAGGGCATCGTCGCCGACGCGCTGGCCGGCCGTCCGGACATCAACGATCTTATGTTGACGATCCGCATCACTCTGCTGGACGTCGGCATTGTGGAAACCTCGGACGATGCCGCAGCCATTGCGGCACTGGGGCGCAGCATCGAAGCGTTACGCGCCAAGGCCTACGATGCCTCGGTCGCCCTTCTGCTCGACAGCAATCGCAGCCTCGCGGCGCTTGAGGTCCGCCTCAGATCGCTCTGGTACTGGATCGCCCTGCCGCTCACCGCCCTGATCCTGGTCGGCGGCTTCCTGGTCGTGCTGCTGACCGGCGCGGTGAAACGGGAAAGCCAGCGCCGCGAAGAAGCCACCCGAGCTCGCCGCGAGGCTCTTGCCGCCGAACAGATGCTGTCGAATGCGATGAGCGCGATGTCCGACGGCCTGCTGATCGCCACGGCCGACGGCCGGATCGCCACCGCCAACCGCCGGGTCGACGAGCTGATGCCGGCTACCATCGGTCGCCCTTTTGCGGGCCGCCGCATCCAGGATCTGCGTGATCAGCTGTTCGCAGAGGCGGTGGTGGACATCCGCACCAGCGCGGCGGACACTGGCGCGGAAATCGATCCGCTGGATCCGCAGCACCTGGACCGCGATCACGAGCTGCATCTGGCCGGTGACCACTGGCTGCGGGTCAGCCGCCGCACCACCGCCGATGGCGGCATGGTCTTCGTGATGTCCGACATCACGCCGCTGAAGCGCCGCGAGCGCGACCTCGCCACGGCCATGCATGCCGCCGAAGCCGCCAGCCGCGCCAAGACCGAGTTCCTGGCCAATATGAGCCATGAGTTCAAAACGCCGCTCAACGCGGTCATCGGCTTCACCGACATGATCATTCAGGGGGCCGCAGGCCCCCTGAACGATCGACAGCGCGAGTATCTGGGCCATGTGCGCGACGGCGGCAACCGGCTGTTGTCGCTGATCGACGACATCCTGGAAATGGTGCGGGCGGATCGCGACGGCCTGAAAGCGGCACCGCTGGATCTGGACCGGCTGGTCGCCGGCGCCGTGGCGGATGCCGAACGAGCCGCCCGGGAGGCCGATGTCACGCTCGCCCGGCTGGAACTGGATCTGCCGGTGCATGGCACGATCCGCGGCGACCGGCGCCTTCTGCGCCGGGCGATCGACGCACTGCTGTCGAATGCGATCAAGTTCACACCGTCGGGCGGCCATGTCACCGTCAGCCTGCGCAATGTCACCCTGCCTCATCCCGAAGGCAGCCCGATCGACGGGGTAGAGATCAGCATCGCGGATACCGGCATCGGCATCGCCCCCGAACAGATCGAACGGGTGCAGCAGCCCTTCGTGCAGCTCGACAGCAGCCTCGCCCGCCGTTACGAAGGCGCCGGGCTGGGCCTGCCCCTGGCCCGGCGGTTCGTCGAGGCCCATGACGGGCAGCTGAGCCTGAACTCAGCCCCGGGCCTTGGCACCGAAGCGCGGATCTGGCTGCCGCTCGCCAGCGCCGAGCCCGAAGCGGTACCGGCAACACGGTTGCGTGTCGCATCGCGCTGA
- a CDS encoding sensor histidine kinase, translating to MEQWDKEVAGGLTRGLIVLGLAVAVVALAVGSGAIAPGQSVVAAMLFCLGAMIVVLAMLVRRERSIARRHLARAEVAERVRRTSEARLLDALNSMTDALLLCGPDDRYLISNIRYQEIMGPGAPELRPGMSFDTLMRDVLERGIIDTMGETAEAWARRRREMRARGRGRFEMRMADGRWLMVRESPTHDGGLLSLYSDVTAIKAREAALAAARDAAERANKVKTDFLANVSHELRTPLNAVIGFTDMLLMGYAGTVSDRQREYLGDIRDSATHLLSVINDILDLSRAEAAALPLDPRPLDLARLLRSTVRMLQPKADQGGLTLSLDVDPPALPAVVDEVRIRQVIVNLLSNAIKFTEPGGRVTITARLVAEAGQGGTEGIRIEIADDGIGMPAGQIERAFEPFVQLDAGFSRRFEGTGLGLPLARRLVEAHGGRLTLFSEPGQGTQAVILLPLPAEDGRNEG from the coding sequence GTGGAGCAGTGGGACAAGGAAGTCGCCGGAGGCCTCACCCGCGGATTGATCGTCCTGGGGCTCGCTGTGGCGGTCGTGGCGCTTGCGGTGGGAAGCGGTGCGATCGCCCCCGGTCAGAGTGTGGTTGCCGCCATGCTGTTCTGCCTGGGGGCCATGATCGTGGTCCTGGCCATGCTGGTCCGGCGGGAGCGGTCGATCGCCCGCCGCCATCTGGCCCGCGCCGAAGTGGCGGAACGGGTGCGCCGGACAAGCGAGGCGCGCCTGCTCGATGCCCTGAATTCCATGACCGATGCCCTGCTGCTCTGCGGTCCCGACGACCGCTATCTGATCAGCAATATCCGCTATCAGGAGATCATGGGGCCTGGTGCGCCGGAACTCCGGCCGGGCATGTCCTTCGACACGTTGATGCGCGATGTGCTGGAGCGGGGCATCATCGACACGATGGGCGAAACGGCGGAAGCCTGGGCCCGGCGCCGGCGTGAGATGCGGGCCCGCGGGCGCGGGCGGTTCGAGATGCGCATGGCCGACGGCCGCTGGCTGATGGTGCGTGAAAGCCCCACCCATGACGGGGGGCTGCTTTCGCTCTATTCCGACGTGACCGCGATCAAGGCGCGCGAAGCGGCGCTGGCCGCCGCGCGTGATGCGGCCGAACGGGCGAATAAGGTGAAAACCGACTTCCTGGCCAATGTCAGCCACGAACTCCGCACGCCGCTGAATGCCGTGATCGGGTTCACGGACATGCTGCTGATGGGCTATGCCGGAACGGTGTCGGACCGGCAGCGGGAATATCTGGGCGATATCCGGGACAGCGCCACCCATCTGCTCAGCGTCATCAATGACATCCTGGATCTGAGCCGGGCCGAGGCGGCGGCTCTGCCGCTCGATCCCAGGCCGCTGGATCTTGCCCGGCTGCTGCGCTCGACGGTGCGTATGTTGCAGCCCAAGGCCGATCAGGGCGGGTTGACGCTGTCGCTCGATGTCGACCCGCCAGCCTTGCCGGCCGTGGTGGATGAGGTCCGCATCCGGCAGGTCATCGTCAATCTGCTCTCCAACGCGATCAAGTTCACCGAGCCGGGCGGCCGGGTGACCATCACGGCGCGGCTGGTGGCAGAGGCCGGGCAGGGCGGTACCGAGGGCATACGGATCGAGATCGCCGATGACGGTATCGGCATGCCCGCCGGTCAGATCGAACGGGCCTTCGAACCCTTCGTCCAGCTCGATGCCGGATTCTCGCGCCGTTTCGAGGGCACGGGACTGGGGCTGCCGCTGGCCCGCCGCCTGGTCGAGGCCCATGGCGGGCGGCTGACCCTGTTCAGCGAGCCCGGGCAGGGGACGCAGGCGGTAATTTTGCTGCCGCTGCCGGCGGAGGACGGACGCAACGAGGGCTGA
- the purU gene encoding formyltetrahydrofolate deformylase codes for MPVPSPTHVLTITCPDTVGLVAAVSGFLSGEGVFINESAQYGDPETQTFFMRVVLSVPGDGDGALGVRFAEVARRFSMRWTLHDLTRRPRVLICVTKAGHCLNDLLHRWHSGLLPIEVAGVMGNHDSLRHLADWHKVPFHHLPVTSATKADQERALLDLIRTLDVELVVLARYMQILSPTLCQALSGRCINIHHSFLPGFKGARPYHQAHARGVKLIGATAHYVTTDLDEGPIIEQAVERVDHTHTAEELVTIGRDIETVVLARAVQWHVERRVLINHNKTVVFR; via the coding sequence ATGCCCGTGCCCAGCCCCACCCACGTCCTCACCATCACCTGCCCCGACACCGTGGGCCTTGTGGCGGCCGTGTCCGGCTTCCTGTCGGGGGAAGGCGTGTTCATCAATGAAAGCGCCCAGTACGGCGACCCCGAGACCCAGACCTTTTTCATGCGGGTGGTGCTGTCGGTGCCGGGGGATGGCGACGGTGCGCTGGGCGTGCGCTTTGCCGAGGTCGCCCGCAGATTTTCCATGCGCTGGACGCTGCACGACCTGACCCGCCGGCCGCGGGTGCTGATCTGCGTGACCAAGGCCGGCCACTGCCTGAACGATCTGCTGCACCGCTGGCACAGCGGCCTGCTGCCGATCGAGGTCGCCGGCGTGATGGGCAATCACGACAGCCTGCGTCACCTGGCCGACTGGCACAAGGTGCCCTTCCACCATCTGCCCGTGACCTCCGCGACCAAGGCGGACCAGGAACGCGCGCTGCTCGATCTGATCCGCACGCTCGACGTCGAACTGGTCGTGCTCGCCCGCTACATGCAGATCCTGAGCCCGACGCTCTGCCAGGCACTCTCCGGACGCTGCATCAACATCCATCACAGCTTCCTGCCCGGCTTCAAGGGCGCCCGCCCCTATCATCAGGCACATGCCCGGGGCGTGAAGCTGATCGGCGCCACGGCGCATTACGTGACCACGGACCTGGATGAAGGCCCGATCATCGAACAGGCGGTGGAACGGGTCGATCACACCCACACGGCCGAAGAGCTGGTGACCATCGGCCGCGACATCGAAACCGTCGTCCTGGCCCGTGCCGTGCAGTGGCACGTGGAGCGCAGGGTGCTGATCAACCACAACAAGACGGTGGTCTTTCGCTGA
- a CDS encoding TAXI family TRAP transporter solute-binding subunit, with protein sequence MISLGKRAGARQLAGLAMAAAITIAAPVAAKAEQFVNVLTGGTSGVYYPLGVALSKIYADNIPDARTSVQSTKASVENLNLLQAGRGEIGFALGDSVGLAWAGDTEAGFKGKLDKLRAIAAIYPNYVQIVASQESGIKTLADLKGKRISVGAPRSGTELNARAILGAAGLSYDDLGKVEYLPFGESVELMKNRQIDATLQSAGLGVASIRDLATSVPITVVAVPADVVEKIGDAAYQATEIPAGTYDGQTEAVPGVAIRNILVTHADVPDALAHEMAKQMFTHLDTMVAAHAAAKAISLDGATKGLPIPLHPGAEAYYREAGVLK encoded by the coding sequence ATGATTTCTCTGGGCAAGCGCGCCGGCGCACGACAGCTGGCGGGGCTGGCGATGGCCGCCGCGATCACCATTGCGGCACCGGTGGCGGCCAAGGCCGAACAGTTCGTCAACGTGCTCACCGGCGGCACCAGCGGCGTGTACTATCCGCTGGGCGTGGCGCTCTCCAAGATCTACGCCGACAACATCCCGGATGCCCGCACATCGGTGCAGTCCACCAAGGCGTCGGTCGAAAACCTGAACCTGCTCCAGGCCGGCCGCGGCGAGATCGGTTTCGCGCTGGGTGACTCTGTCGGCCTCGCCTGGGCCGGCGACACGGAAGCCGGCTTCAAGGGTAAGCTCGACAAGCTGCGTGCCATCGCCGCCATCTATCCCAATTACGTCCAGATCGTGGCGAGCCAGGAGAGCGGCATCAAGACGCTCGCCGATCTGAAGGGCAAGCGGATCTCGGTCGGCGCGCCGCGCTCGGGCACCGAACTCAACGCCCGCGCCATTCTGGGTGCGGCCGGCCTCAGCTACGACGATCTGGGCAAGGTCGAATACCTGCCCTTCGGTGAGTCGGTCGAACTGATGAAGAACCGTCAGATCGACGCCACCCTGCAATCGGCCGGTCTGGGCGTCGCGTCGATCCGCGATCTCGCCACCAGCGTGCCGATCACCGTCGTGGCGGTGCCCGCCGATGTCGTGGAAAAGATCGGCGATGCCGCCTATCAGGCAACCGAGATCCCGGCCGGCACCTATGACGGCCAGACCGAGGCGGTGCCGGGCGTTGCCATCCGCAATATCCTGGTGACCCATGCGGATGTGCCGGATGCGCTGGCCCACGAGATGGCGAAGCAGATGTTCACCCATCTGGATACCATGGTTGCGGCCCATGCCGCAGCAAAGGCGATCTCGCTGGACGGCGCGACCAAGGGCCTGCCCATCCCGCTGCATCCGGGTGCCGAGGCCTATTATCGCGAGGCCGGCGTCCTGAAGTGA
- a CDS encoding TRAP transporter permease — MTASTVRPADGAPHQGHDHLQDHSFEAGPMHAPLPDRTRGLGRAIFLVAVIFSAFQIYTAAYTPLSSLVVRSIHVGFLLLLGFMITAAHRPKGSGLRRVDLGLGIAGFALGLYHWIFETDILLRAGDPSMTDIVLGCAMILLVFEAARRAMGIALPIICALFLSYAIFGHLLPSPLNHRGYGFDQVVDQMFLGTEGIFGIPILVSSTYIFLFILFGAFLERAGMIMLFSDVAMGTVGGARGGPAKVAVVSSALMGTINGSGVANVVTTGQFTIPLMKRFGYRPAFAGAVEATSSMGGQIMPPVMGAVAFIMAETLNVPYIDVVEAALIPALLYFTTVLWMVHLEAGRLNLAGLPRSELPDPLAAVKARWHLIIPLAILVYLLFAGYTPLFAGTVGLALTAVLILGAPISGLLPAMPLRILFWVAIGLATAGFFHWGIDVIAAVILVLVVICLVIRGLRPTVDMMVQALADGARNALGVGIACALVGTIIGVMTLTGLATNFARVIIEVGDQSLFLSLVLTMLTCLVLGMGIPTIPNYIITSSLVGPALLELGVPLIVSHMFVFYFGIMADLTPPVALAAFAASPIAKASGLKIGVNCMRIAIAGFVVPFMAVYTPALMLQDGGPMAQAIGYWPAVAYIVLKALISMGLWGAASIGFLAGPLAWWERLLAAAAAFLLVAALPVTDELGIALAALVVGQHLLRRRMARRAAS; from the coding sequence ATGACCGCATCGACTGTCCGGCCCGCCGACGGGGCCCCGCATCAGGGCCATGACCATCTCCAGGACCACAGCTTCGAGGCGGGGCCGATGCACGCGCCCCTGCCCGACAGGACCCGGGGGCTGGGCCGGGCCATTTTCCTGGTCGCCGTGATCTTCTCGGCCTTCCAGATCTACACCGCCGCCTATACGCCGCTGTCGAGCCTGGTGGTCCGCTCGATCCATGTCGGCTTCCTGCTGCTGCTGGGCTTCATGATCACCGCGGCCCACCGGCCCAAGGGCTCGGGGCTGCGCCGGGTCGATCTCGGCCTCGGCATCGCCGGCTTCGCGCTCGGCCTCTATCACTGGATCTTCGAGACCGACATCCTGTTGCGCGCCGGCGATCCGTCGATGACCGACATCGTGCTCGGCTGCGCGATGATCCTGCTGGTCTTCGAAGCCGCCCGCCGGGCGATGGGCATCGCGCTGCCGATCATCTGCGCGCTGTTCCTGTCCTATGCGATCTTCGGGCATCTGCTGCCCTCGCCGCTCAATCATCGCGGCTACGGTTTCGATCAGGTGGTCGACCAGATGTTCCTCGGCACCGAGGGCATCTTCGGCATCCCGATCCTGGTCTCGTCGACCTACATTTTCCTGTTCATCCTGTTCGGCGCCTTTCTGGAGCGCGCCGGGATGATCATGCTGTTCTCCGACGTCGCGATGGGCACGGTCGGCGGCGCCCGCGGCGGCCCGGCCAAGGTGGCGGTGGTCTCGTCCGCGCTGATGGGCACGATCAACGGCTCGGGCGTCGCCAATGTGGTGACCACCGGCCAGTTCACCATCCCGCTGATGAAGCGTTTCGGCTATCGCCCGGCCTTTGCCGGGGCGGTCGAGGCGACATCGAGCATGGGCGGCCAGATCATGCCGCCGGTGATGGGGGCCGTCGCCTTCATCATGGCCGAGACGCTGAATGTCCCCTATATCGACGTGGTCGAAGCGGCGCTGATCCCGGCCCTGCTCTATTTCACCACCGTGCTCTGGATGGTGCATCTGGAAGCCGGGCGCCTGAACCTGGCCGGCCTGCCGCGCTCGGAACTGCCGGATCCGCTGGCGGCGGTGAAGGCGCGCTGGCACCTGATCATTCCGCTCGCCATCCTGGTCTATCTGCTCTTCGCCGGCTACACCCCGCTGTTTGCGGGCACGGTGGGGCTGGCGCTGACGGCGGTGTTGATTCTGGGCGCCCCGATCTCGGGCCTGCTGCCGGCCATGCCGCTCCGGATCCTGTTCTGGGTGGCGATCGGCCTTGCCACCGCCGGCTTCTTCCACTGGGGCATCGACGTCATCGCCGCGGTGATCCTGGTGCTGGTGGTGATCTGCCTGGTGATCAGAGGGCTCCGGCCCACGGTCGACATGATGGTCCAGGCGCTGGCCGATGGTGCCCGCAATGCGCTGGGTGTCGGCATCGCCTGTGCGCTGGTCGGCACGATCATCGGCGTGATGACCCTGACCGGCCTTGCCACCAACTTCGCCCGGGTGATCATCGAGGTCGGCGATCAGAGCCTGTTCCTGTCGCTGGTGCTGACCATGCTCACCTGCCTGGTGCTGGGCATGGGCATCCCGACCATCCCCAATTACATCATCACCTCGTCGCTGGTCGGGCCCGCTCTGCTGGAACTCGGCGTGCCGCTGATCGTCAGCCACATGTTCGTCTTCTATTTCGGCATCATGGCCGATCTGACCCCTCCGGTGGCGCTGGCGGCCTTCGCGGCCTCCCCCATCGCCAAGGCAAGCGGGCTGAAGATCGGGGTGAACTGTATGCGGATCGCCATCGCCGGTTTCGTCGTGCCGTTCATGGCGGTCTACACCCCGGCACTGATGCTCCAGGACGGCGGGCCGATGGCCCAGGCGATCGGCTACTGGCCGGCGGTTGCCTATATCGTTCTCAAGGCGCTGATCTCGATGGGGCTCTGGGGGGCCGCCAGCATCGGTTTCCTGGCCGGGCCGCTCGCCTGGTGGGAACGGCTGCTCGCCGCTGCGGCCGCCTTCCTGCTGGTCGCGGCACTGCCGGTCACAGACGAGCTTGGCATCGCGCTCGCCGCCCTGGTCGTCGGCCAGCATCTGCTGCGCCGCCGCATGGCGCGGCGTGCCGCATCATGA
- a CDS encoding DUF1850 domain-containing protein: MSAAAALGLCIALAAGGPPLTRLPLDPHLPLDRFTLAWTHSVERIRWRETWIIGTDGRLHAGEAVIEGSGAGMEPPDDARLIDGHWVYTPHLPPQDALTLANSTMTGPHDICIAGRCRSLFDIAPGARNRPVRLFPCPGDALSSGSTTAPEAGTAR, from the coding sequence ATGAGCGCCGCGGCCGCCCTCGGCCTGTGCATCGCACTGGCCGCGGGCGGCCCGCCGCTCACCCGCCTGCCGCTCGACCCCCATCTGCCGCTCGACCGGTTCACCCTCGCCTGGACCCATTCAGTGGAGCGCATCCGCTGGCGCGAGACCTGGATCATCGGCACCGATGGCCGCCTTCATGCCGGTGAGGCCGTGATCGAGGGCAGCGGCGCCGGCATGGAACCGCCCGACGACGCCCGGCTGATCGACGGCCACTGGGTCTACACCCCGCATCTGCCGCCGCAGGATGCGCTGACGCTCGCCAATTCCACCATGACCGGGCCGCACGACATCTGTATCGCCGGCCGGTGCCGCAGCCTGTTCGACATCGCGCCCGGCGCACGCAACCGGCCGGTGCGTCTGTTCCCATGTCCGGGCGATGCGCTATCATCGGGCAGCACGACAGCACCGGAGGCGGGAACCGCAAGATGA
- a CDS encoding DUF2254 domain-containing protein, whose product MMEGLRQRIWTRLRQTLWFQPALASALAGCWVVLAIIGGPLLPGMDDLPIPDKDTIVDLLKMGGGSLLTIATVTLSVLMVVLNAAAGQASPRALPGLMSDRMTHRALAAFIGGFVYAVTGVVVLGLGRDGDGARLLIGAGGLATLSLALYRMVLWFHHIADLLKLSSMIDRIFRTGDQALDTYRMSPAYGLRLRPAAMPALDGPGLMPLYPRLTGHLRLIDVARLAGTAETHQLSVIICHRPGTALHPQKPMAMIRSRDGRQIDDALRTTLIACFDIGRDRTEQQDPLLCLELLCETACRALSPGINDPETAIICLDRLESLLTGLVARPADADTPADTDRLGPGAAHVVLPPLPLDLVIDRALMRIARCGADAVEVSCHLLQVLEAIARTARDGADADVARAAAVRAHAHAAAALVTVHDRQRVDAALAAIP is encoded by the coding sequence ATGATGGAGGGTCTGCGCCAGCGGATCTGGACACGGCTGCGCCAGACGCTCTGGTTCCAGCCGGCTCTCGCCTCGGCGCTCGCCGGCTGCTGGGTGGTGCTCGCCATCATCGGCGGCCCCCTGCTGCCCGGCATGGATGACCTGCCCATTCCCGACAAGGACACCATCGTCGATCTGCTGAAGATGGGCGGCGGCAGCCTGCTGACCATCGCCACCGTCACGCTCTCGGTGCTGATGGTGGTGCTCAACGCGGCGGCCGGCCAGGCCTCGCCCAGGGCCCTGCCCGGGCTGATGTCGGACCGCATGACCCATCGGGCACTGGCCGCCTTCATCGGCGGCTTCGTCTATGCGGTGACCGGCGTGGTCGTTCTGGGGCTCGGTCGCGATGGTGATGGCGCCCGTCTGCTGATCGGCGCGGGCGGGCTCGCCACGCTCTCTCTCGCCCTCTACCGCATGGTGCTCTGGTTCCACCACATCGCCGATCTGCTGAAGCTGTCGAGCATGATCGACCGCATCTTCCGCACCGGCGACCAGGCGCTTGACACCTATCGGATGTCCCCGGCATACGGATTGCGCCTGCGGCCCGCCGCCATGCCGGCCCTCGACGGCCCGGGGCTGATGCCGCTCTACCCGCGCCTGACCGGCCATCTGCGCCTGATCGACGTCGCGCGCCTGGCCGGCACGGCCGAGACGCACCAGCTGTCGGTGATCATCTGCCACCGGCCCGGCACTGCCCTGCATCCGCAGAAGCCGATGGCGATGATCCGCAGCCGCGACGGCCGCCAGATCGACGACGCCCTGCGCACCACGCTGATTGCCTGTTTCGACATCGGCCGCGACCGCACCGAACAGCAGGATCCCCTGCTCTGCCTGGAGCTGCTGTGCGAAACCGCCTGCCGCGCGCTGTCGCCCGGCATCAACGACCCGGAAACCGCCATCATCTGCCTGGACCGGCTGGAATCTCTGCTCACCGGGCTGGTGGCCCGGCCGGCCGATGCCGACACCCCTGCTGATACCGACCGGCTGGGCCCCGGGGCCGCCCATGTGGTGCTGCCGCCGCTGCCGCTGGACCTGGTCATCGACCGGGCCCTGATGCGCATCGCCCGTTGCGGCGCCGATGCGGTCGAGGTCTCCTGTCATCTGCTGCAGGTACTGGAGGCGATCGCACGCACCGCGCGCGACGGCGCCGATGCCGATGTCGCCCGTGCCGCCGCGGTCAGGGCCCACGCGCATGCGGCGGCGGCCCTCGTCACCGTTCATGACCGGCAACGGGTGGATGCGGCACTTGCCGCCATCCCGTAA
- a CDS encoding cupin domain-containing protein, with protein sequence MSAPHDHDHDHDHDHDHHHGPADDWRHTGVQVIAGDQLDPNTAQTPGMSRATAINNARTGASKIWAGTVTIQPDAKTGAHHHGALESVIYVVRGRARMRWGDRLQFTAEAGPGDFIYVPPYVPHQEINAAADEPLECVLVRSDQEPVVVNLDIEPVEKPEAVKWIDPIHRS encoded by the coding sequence ATGAGCGCCCCCCACGACCATGATCACGACCATGATCACGACCATGATCACCATCACGGCCCCGCCGACGACTGGCGCCATACCGGTGTGCAGGTGATCGCCGGCGACCAGCTGGACCCGAACACCGCCCAGACGCCGGGCATGTCGCGCGCCACCGCGATCAACAATGCCCGCACCGGCGCCAGCAAGATCTGGGCCGGCACCGTCACCATCCAGCCCGATGCCAAGACCGGCGCCCATCATCACGGCGCGCTGGAAAGCGTGATCTATGTGGTGCGCGGCCGCGCCCGCATGCGCTGGGGCGACCGGCTGCAGTTCACCGCCGAGGCGGGGCCGGGCGACTTCATCTATGTGCCGCCCTATGTGCCCCACCAGGAAATCAATGCCGCGGCGGACGAGCCGCTGGAATGCGTGCTCGTCCGCTCGGACCAGGAGCCGGTGGTGGTCAATCTCGACATCGAACCGGTGGAAAAGCCGGAAGCGGTGAAATGGATCGATCCCATCCACCGCAGCTGA
- a CDS encoding SDR family NAD(P)-dependent oxidoreductase encodes MSFDGRIALVTGAGSGIGAAIARRLGAGGARIALADLKADAAEALAVELRDGGVEAAAFAVDVADPDAVAQLVADVVARFGGLHLAVNNAGIGGAEGPVADYSIAGWRRVIDVNLNGVFYAMHAEIPAMLAAGGGAIVNMASILGLNGFAGSAAYVAAKHGVIGLTKTAAVEYSAQGVRVNAVCPGFIDTPLIAHIAPEARRHLVRQHPIGRLGTPEEVAALTCFLLSEEAGFVTGSAHLVDGGWSAV; translated from the coding sequence ATGAGCTTTGACGGCCGCATCGCCCTCGTCACCGGCGCCGGATCCGGCATCGGCGCTGCCATTGCACGCCGGCTCGGCGCGGGCGGTGCCCGGATCGCGCTTGCCGACCTGAAGGCGGACGCGGCCGAAGCCCTGGCGGTGGAACTGCGTGACGGCGGTGTCGAGGCAGCCGCCTTTGCCGTCGACGTGGCCGATCCCGATGCCGTGGCGCAGCTGGTTGCGGATGTCGTGGCCCGCTTCGGCGGCCTGCATCTGGCCGTCAACAATGCCGGCATCGGCGGTGCCGAAGGGCCGGTGGCCGACTACAGCATCGCCGGCTGGCGCAGGGTGATCGACGTCAACCTGAACGGCGTGTTCTATGCCATGCATGCCGAGATTCCGGCGATGCTGGCGGCCGGCGGCGGGGCCATCGTCAACATGGCCTCGATCCTGGGGCTGAACGGCTTTGCCGGATCCGCCGCCTATGTTGCCGCCAAGCATGGCGTGATCGGGCTGACCAAGACGGCGGCGGTCGAATATTCGGCGCAGGGCGTGCGGGTCAACGCCGTCTGCCCCGGCTTCATCGACACGCCGCTGATCGCCCATATCGCGCCCGAGGCACGCCGCCATCTGGTCCGACAGCATCCGATCGGCCGGCTGGGCACGCCGGAAGAGGTGGCGGCGCTGACCTGTTTCCTGCTGTCGGAAGAGGCCGGTTTCGTCACCGGCAGCGCCCATCTGGTGGATGGCGGCTGGTCGGCGGTCTGA